A single uncultured Acetobacterium sp. DNA region contains:
- a CDS encoding STAS domain-containing protein, whose protein sequence is MEADYRTAITVIENSFIVALPAEMTNESIVNIEKMITEKAYQTNINGAILNFSMVMVIDTYTYQAFERITNVFTLMGIQTIWVGLRPGVVFGLIDLDVAINPKIKMAINLENGLALLHKANGKRW, encoded by the coding sequence ATGGAAGCAGATTATCGTACTGCCATAACCGTTATCGAGAACAGTTTTATCGTGGCACTTCCGGCGGAAATGACCAATGAAAGTATTGTAAATATCGAAAAAATGATTACTGAGAAAGCCTATCAGACCAACATCAACGGTGCAATCCTTAATTTTTCCATGGTTATGGTGATTGATACCTACACCTATCAGGCTTTTGAGCGGATCACAAATGTTTTTACCCTGATGGGAATTCAGACAATTTGGGTTGGGTTGCGACCGGGCGTCGTTTTTGGCCTAATTGATTTAGACGTGGCGATTAATCCAAAAATAAAGATGGCAATAAATTTAGAGAATGGTTTGGCCTTGCTCCACAAAGCAAATGGTAAACGCTGGTAA
- a CDS encoding SpoIIE family protein phosphatase, giving the protein MMESIDYAIKMSALLGDLSECGDLGYVKEYGQKCFICLIDILGHGRKARSLAIKAEEYLEAHYQNHLVDVMQGLHQYLHGSRGGVVLMCRLDIPSGKLIYTGIGNITGRIIGINQNRMLSKDGILGFGNINPVISECQLTQRDLLLLHSDGIAEHFNTFDYLQLFAGDAESIAKGVLYELGKKTDDASCIALKYLK; this is encoded by the coding sequence ATGATGGAGAGCATTGACTATGCCATTAAAATGAGTGCTTTGCTGGGCGATTTATCAGAATGTGGCGATTTGGGTTATGTCAAAGAATATGGCCAAAAATGCTTTATCTGTCTGATCGATATCCTCGGGCATGGCCGGAAAGCAAGAAGCCTGGCGATTAAAGCGGAAGAATACCTCGAAGCGCATTATCAAAACCATCTGGTCGATGTCATGCAGGGTCTTCACCAGTATTTACATGGCAGCAGAGGTGGCGTTGTCCTGATGTGCCGTCTGGATATCCCATCTGGAAAACTGATCTATACCGGCATTGGAAATATCACGGGTAGAATTATTGGCATCAATCAAAACAGAATGCTCTCAAAGGATGGTATCCTGGGGTTTGGAAACATCAATCCAGTGATTAGTGAATGTCAGTTAACACAGCGTGATTTGCTGCTGCTTCATTCGGATGGGATTGCAGAGCATTTTAATACCTTTGACTATTTGCAGTTATTTGCGGGCGATGCAGAATCGATCGCTAAAGGGGTTCTTTATGAATTAGGAAAAAAAACCGATGATGCGTCCTGCATCGCACTGAAGTATCTAAAATAA
- a CDS encoding response regulator, with protein MIELGHIKVDGNSSLIEARKKARQIALKLGCTEVRATRIEAALSETIRQLLDDNNKVNIIIAVTEIHDKKCLSIAFDNLDVPVKMEFAERYFNDLTILKKSDGKFVATVFLPFISVDPEFCDALINELRAEIESPSKEELIQEIEQKNRELINSREFMESVLENLQAAVYVKDLKGRYTYINKQWEDVTGFKREACIGKTAKSVFKSSQGEAYDQNDLNVIRLKEIQITEEHSIKNKINKTYLSTKVPMKQNGEIIGLCSISTDITQRKHMEEELFEAKKVAEEAAKSKSDFLANMSHEIRTPMNAILGMSYLIQKTDLSEKQKDYVDKIQQSGQHLLGVINDILDFSKIEAGKLDIECIDFKLYEVLDNLSNCISEKCLSKGLELVFDIHPDVPNELCGDPLRIGQILINYVNNAIKFTELGEIIVRIRKEKESTTGFLLRFEVQDTGIGLTANQKSKLFQSFQQADTSTTRKYGGTGLGLAISKDLASLMGGEVGVASEYGKGSIFWFTTHFRISPKTEKSIISHELLKGVHALVVDDNNQARLILSAMLKSMAVRVDEAGSGASAIAMIQAADQRNEPYEIAFIDMQMPDLNGIQTVTRLNQIELKRPPKYVMVTGFGREEVFFEAKRVGFELVMVKPVNLWVLYETIQRIVGKNAINESEENKQRLISIQRKNLQAIAGAKILLVEDNELNQIVAIELLKEGGFMIDVANNGQIAVEMVNQNAYDLVLMDMQMPVLDGLEATKKIRSERRFAELRIVAMTANAMAGDRDRCIAAGMNDHLPKPIEPSDLFEMLTRWISPLNHGADSVDRSEMNGDQLPDDGLDIRISGLDVELGLKRVLGKKKSYLNLLRKFVSGQKNTVADLEQAISNDDYNGAERLVHTLKGVSGNVGAMDIKHAATILETAIHEQPSKDSLKPLVINLSILLKSMLKSLEAHLPDENNRVEINNSIASKDELVHFLEELLPGIQTRKPKKCTAVLELYHQLLWPNEIKAEATKLIQLVSKYKFKEAEEQADSLLIKLSEV; from the coding sequence ATGATCGAATTGGGTCATATTAAAGTTGATGGCAATAGTTCATTAATCGAGGCACGCAAAAAAGCCCGCCAGATTGCGCTCAAATTGGGCTGTACTGAGGTCAGAGCAACACGAATTGAAGCCGCTTTGTCTGAAACCATCCGACAGTTACTTGATGATAACAATAAAGTTAATATTATTATCGCAGTTACGGAAATCCATGATAAAAAGTGTCTTTCGATAGCTTTTGATAATCTTGATGTGCCGGTAAAAATGGAATTTGCAGAACGATACTTTAATGATTTGACAATACTAAAAAAATCAGACGGTAAATTTGTGGCCACTGTTTTTTTGCCATTTATATCTGTTGATCCGGAATTTTGTGACGCACTGATTAACGAATTACGTGCTGAAATTGAGTCGCCATCCAAGGAAGAATTAATTCAGGAAATTGAACAAAAGAATCGGGAATTGATCAACAGTCGGGAGTTTATGGAGTCTGTCCTCGAAAACTTGCAGGCGGCCGTCTATGTAAAAGATCTAAAAGGCAGATATACTTATATTAACAAACAATGGGAAGATGTGACCGGTTTTAAACGGGAGGCCTGCATCGGTAAAACCGCTAAGTCGGTATTTAAATCGAGTCAGGGTGAAGCATATGATCAAAATGATCTCAATGTGATTCGATTAAAAGAAATTCAGATAACCGAAGAGCATTCCATCAAAAATAAGATTAATAAAACCTATTTGTCCACTAAAGTACCCATGAAACAAAATGGTGAAATTATCGGACTTTGTAGTATTTCTACGGATATCACCCAACGAAAGCACATGGAAGAGGAACTTTTTGAAGCAAAAAAAGTAGCTGAAGAAGCTGCTAAATCGAAATCAGATTTTTTGGCCAATATGAGTCATGAGATACGAACACCCATGAATGCGATCCTCGGCATGAGTTATCTAATCCAAAAAACGGATCTGTCAGAAAAGCAGAAAGACTATGTTGATAAAATTCAGCAATCTGGTCAACATTTACTGGGTGTTATTAATGATATTTTGGATTTTTCGAAAATTGAAGCAGGAAAACTGGATATTGAATGCATTGATTTTAAATTGTATGAAGTGCTCGATAATTTATCCAATTGTATCAGCGAAAAATGCCTGTCAAAAGGGTTAGAGCTTGTCTTTGACATTCATCCGGATGTCCCCAACGAATTATGCGGCGATCCGCTGCGAATTGGACAAATACTGATTAACTATGTTAACAATGCAATTAAATTTACCGAACTGGGTGAGATTATTGTTAGAATCAGGAAAGAAAAGGAATCGACCACTGGGTTCTTGCTGCGATTTGAAGTTCAGGATACCGGAATCGGCTTAACTGCCAATCAGAAATCAAAATTATTTCAATCCTTCCAGCAGGCTGATACATCGACTACTCGAAAATATGGTGGTACCGGGTTGGGGCTGGCAATTTCCAAAGATTTGGCCAGCTTAATGGGTGGTGAAGTCGGAGTGGCATCCGAATATGGAAAAGGCAGTATCTTTTGGTTTACGACTCATTTTCGCATTTCGCCAAAAACAGAAAAATCGATTATTTCACATGAGTTGTTAAAAGGCGTTCATGCTCTCGTTGTCGATGACAATAATCAGGCCCGTTTAATCCTGTCGGCAATGTTAAAATCCATGGCTGTGCGAGTTGATGAAGCCGGTTCTGGCGCAAGTGCCATCGCGATGATTCAAGCAGCCGATCAGCGAAATGAACCCTATGAGATTGCTTTTATTGACATGCAAATGCCTGATTTAAATGGTATTCAAACCGTCACGCGGTTAAATCAAATCGAATTGAAGCGTCCACCCAAATATGTGATGGTAACCGGATTTGGAAGAGAAGAAGTTTTCTTTGAAGCCAAACGGGTGGGCTTTGAACTGGTAATGGTCAAGCCGGTTAATCTTTGGGTATTGTATGAAACCATCCAGAGAATTGTTGGCAAAAATGCGATTAATGAATCTGAAGAAAACAAACAACGATTAATTAGTATTCAGAGAAAGAACCTGCAGGCAATTGCCGGGGCTAAAATTTTACTGGTTGAGGATAATGAGCTGAATCAGATTGTTGCCATTGAACTCCTTAAAGAAGGTGGCTTTATGATTGATGTAGCTAACAATGGACAGATAGCAGTAGAAATGGTCAATCAAAATGCTTATGATTTGGTCTTGATGGATATGCAGATGCCAGTTTTAGACGGGCTTGAAGCGACCAAAAAAATTCGCTCAGAGCGGCGGTTTGCTGAGCTTCGCATTGTCGCCATGACAGCGAATGCTATGGCCGGAGATCGGGACCGCTGTATTGCCGCCGGGATGAATGATCATTTGCCTAAGCCCATCGAGCCGAGTGATCTTTTTGAGATGCTAACCCGGTGGATATCACCATTGAATCATGGCGCGGATTCGGTTGATCGCAGTGAGATGAACGGCGATCAACTGCCGGACGATGGTTTAGATATCAGAATCAGCGGTCTGGATGTGGAACTGGGACTGAAACGGGTTCTGGGCAAGAAAAAATCCTATCTGAATCTGCTGCGAAAATTTGTTTCAGGGCAAAAGAACACGGTTGCAGACCTGGAACAGGCAATCAGCAATGACGATTATAATGGAGCGGAAAGACTTGTTCATACATTAAAGGGAGTATCAGGAAATGTTGGGGCAATGGATATAAAACACGCTGCAACCATCCTCGAAACGGCAATACACGAACAGCCAAGCAAGGATTCGTTAAAACCGCTCGTCATAAATCTGAGTATCCTATTAAAATCGATGCTAAAATCACTCGAAGCGCATTTGCCAGACGAAAACAATCGCGTTGAAATAAACAATTCGATTGCTTCGAAAGATGAACTGGTCCATTTTTTAGAAGAATTGCTACCAGGTATTCAAACTCGAAAGCCCAAAAAATGTACAGCGGTACTCGAATTATATCATCAGCTTTTGTGGCCGAATGAAATCAAAGCTGAAGCGACAAAACTGATACAGCTTGTTTCCAAATATAAGTTTAAGGAAGCTGAAGAACAAGCGGATTCCTTATTAATCAAATTAAGTGAGGTTTGA
- a CDS encoding anti-sigma regulatory factor: protein MKICRNQLSFEINKNNTILESKKIDLVLSHDNENVIYSVRSIAKKAGFNLTDEVLIAVAASELSTNILRYAGEGQIEISIILDEAHPSYGIELLASDHGPGINDVEQALKENFSSMANSLGQGLPSVQRIMDEFYIESVCEKGTRVLARKWVDDGEH from the coding sequence ATGAAAATTTGTCGAAATCAATTGAGCTTTGAAATCAATAAAAATAACACGATCCTGGAATCAAAAAAAATAGACCTTGTTTTAAGTCACGACAATGAAAATGTCATCTATTCGGTTCGGAGTATTGCTAAAAAAGCGGGCTTCAATTTAACGGATGAGGTATTAATAGCCGTGGCAGCGTCAGAATTATCAACAAACATTCTGCGCTATGCGGGGGAAGGTCAGATCGAAATAAGTATTATTCTGGATGAAGCGCATCCGTCTTATGGTATTGAGCTGCTCGCAAGTGACCATGGACCGGGGATCAATGACGTTGAACAGGCACTTAAAGAAAATTTCAGTTCGATGGCGAATAGTCTTGGGCAAGGTCTTCCCAGTGTCCAGCGGATCATGGATGAGTTTTATATCGAATCCGTTTGTGAAAAAGGTACCCGTGTTCTGGCACGTAAATGGGTGGATGATGGAGAGCATTGA